One segment of Methylotuvimicrobium sp. KM2 DNA contains the following:
- the folK gene encoding 2-amino-4-hydroxy-6-hydroxymethyldihydropteridine diphosphokinase, which produces MARCYISIGSNIDRDDNIPSSLRALDHHFGQLIISSLYESEAVGFSGDNFYNLVVGFDTELDVKSVAKILKQIELEHGRVRDSKKFSARTLDLDLLLYDDLIIEDGRLQIPRKEIEQYAFVLEPLAEIAPDSKHPISRLSYKELWQNLDKSNIKQTRIRPDWPLKQ; this is translated from the coding sequence ATGGCCCGATGCTACATAAGCATAGGAAGCAATATCGACCGGGATGACAACATCCCCTCTAGCTTGCGCGCGCTCGACCATCATTTCGGCCAACTGATCATTTCCAGTCTTTACGAATCGGAAGCGGTCGGCTTCAGCGGCGATAATTTTTATAATCTTGTCGTGGGATTCGATACCGAGCTCGATGTCAAGAGCGTCGCCAAAATACTAAAACAAATCGAACTAGAGCATGGCAGGGTTCGCGACAGTAAAAAATTTTCCGCGCGAACACTAGATCTTGATTTACTGTTATACGACGACCTAATTATCGAAGATGGCCGATTACAAATACCGCGTAAGGAAATCGAACAATACGCCTTCGTCCTTGAACCGCTCGCTGAAATTGCTCCGGACAGCAAACATCCGATTAGCCGATTAAGTTACAAAGAATTATGGCAAAATCTAGACAAAAGTAATATCAAGCAAACGCGTATACGACCCGATTGGCCTCTTAAGCAATGA
- the folB gene encoding dihydroneopterin aldolase, which translates to MDIIFLGGLEIETIIGIYDWERTQKQTVVLDIQMAFDINKAAETDDIKHALDYKSVSKRIISFVEASEFFLVEKLIEEIAKLIQNEFHVPWVKIVLNKKGAIRGASDVGIIIERGKK; encoded by the coding sequence ATGGACATCATTTTTTTAGGTGGTCTGGAAATCGAAACGATCATTGGCATCTATGACTGGGAAAGAACCCAAAAACAAACCGTAGTGCTAGATATCCAAATGGCCTTCGATATTAACAAAGCAGCCGAGACCGACGATATCAAGCATGCCCTCGACTATAAGTCCGTTTCCAAACGCATTATCTCGTTTGTCGAAGCGAGCGAATTTTTTCTAGTCGAAAAATTAATCGAAGAAATTGCCAAACTGATACAAAACGAATTTCATGTACCCTGGGTAAAAATCGTATTAAACAAAAAAGGCGCCATTCGCGGAGCCAGCGATGTCGGCATTATCATCGAACGAGGTAAAAAATAA
- the rpsU gene encoding 30S ribosomal protein S21, with the protein MPSVKVKENEPFDIAIRRFKRACEKAGVLSEVRRREFYEKPTAERKRKGAAAIKRHLKKLARERYALKNLRRGRPQL; encoded by the coding sequence ATGCCGTCAGTAAAAGTTAAAGAAAACGAACCATTCGATATTGCTATTCGCCGTTTTAAGCGTGCTTGCGAGAAAGCCGGTGTCCTGTCCGAAGTCAGACGTCGTGAATTCTATGAAAAACCCACTGCCGAACGTAAAAGAAAAGGTGCGGCGGCGATCAAGCGTCATTTAAAAAAATTGGCTCGCGAACGTTATGCGTTGAAAAATCTGCGCCGCGGTCGTCCGCAATTATAA
- the tatB gene encoding Sec-independent protein translocase protein TatB, translating into MFDVGFWELILIGLVSLLVIGPERLPKAARIAGFWVGKLRNTVASVKAEIKQELQAEEIRQVLKEQSAFDEIQATLDETKGAAHSIQSGIESASEDQGKPK; encoded by the coding sequence ATGTTCGATGTCGGTTTTTGGGAATTGATTCTGATCGGCTTGGTCAGCTTATTGGTCATTGGGCCGGAGAGGTTGCCGAAAGCCGCTCGCATTGCCGGATTTTGGGTAGGAAAATTACGTAATACCGTTGCCTCGGTGAAAGCGGAAATCAAGCAGGAATTACAAGCCGAGGAAATTCGTCAAGTGCTGAAAGAGCAATCGGCGTTTGATGAGATACAAGCAACTTTGGATGAAACCAAGGGAGCGGCACATTCGATTCAATCCGGTATTGAATCGGCTTCGGAAGATCAAGGCAAACCTAAATAA
- a CDS encoding pteridine reductase, with amino-acid sequence MRKNVLITGGAKRIGAACAKLLHESGFNILLHYRSSERSALQLSDLLNDIRPDSAQIIKADLAVKAELLLLADYAKTAWGGIDALINNASSFYPTGIGQVSEHDWDDLIGSNLKAPFFLTQALVEELSARRGCVVNITDIHAERGLKGYPVYSIAKAGLVAMTRVMAKELGPDIRVNAVSPGAILWPEQDMSEAVKQEIVERIALKRNGAPEDIARAVRFLIKEADYITGQVIAVDGGRTLFC; translated from the coding sequence GTGCGCAAAAATGTATTGATTACCGGTGGCGCCAAGCGAATTGGCGCGGCCTGTGCGAAATTGTTGCATGAAAGCGGATTTAATATTTTGTTGCATTATAGATCATCGGAGCGTAGTGCTCTGCAGTTGAGCGATCTGTTGAACGACATTCGGCCCGATTCGGCGCAGATAATTAAGGCGGATTTGGCGGTAAAGGCTGAATTGTTATTGTTGGCCGATTATGCGAAAACGGCCTGGGGCGGTATCGATGCCTTGATCAATAATGCGTCTTCGTTTTATCCGACCGGAATCGGCCAAGTTTCCGAGCATGATTGGGATGATTTGATCGGTAGTAATCTCAAAGCGCCGTTTTTTTTAACGCAAGCCTTAGTCGAGGAGCTTTCGGCAAGGCGGGGCTGTGTCGTGAATATTACCGATATTCATGCGGAACGAGGGCTCAAAGGCTATCCTGTTTACAGTATAGCCAAGGCCGGTTTAGTGGCAATGACCCGGGTTATGGCCAAGGAGCTAGGCCCCGACATCAGGGTCAACGCAGTGTCGCCCGGTGCAATTTTATGGCCGGAGCAAGATATGTCGGAAGCGGTTAAGCAGGAAATTGTCGAACGGATTGCACTGAAACGCAACGGCGCGCCCGAGGATATTGCTCGCGCAGTACGGTTTTTAATCAAGGAAGCAGATTACATTACCGGCCAAGTCATTGCGGTCGATGGAGGGAGAACATTGTTTTGCTAA
- a CDS encoding GDSL-type esterase/lipase family protein gives MNKTILLIGFYLLINACSESPPTLPELPENAVILAFGDSLTYGSGASDGDAYPRVLSELIGREVINEGLPGETSQSGAQRLPALLDEYRPDLLILIHGGNDMLRKIPAQETIDHLNSMIAEAQQRNIGVIMVGVPKPALFLLDSAEFYRTVAEQHAIPADLNTLPELLGSTEFKSDPVHLNPAGYKKLAEKIRDLLIKTGALAPA, from the coding sequence ATGAATAAAACCATACTACTCATCGGATTTTACTTGTTAATCAATGCTTGCAGCGAATCGCCACCCACGCTTCCAGAACTACCCGAAAATGCCGTCATTCTCGCGTTCGGCGATAGCTTGACTTATGGCTCCGGCGCCTCTGACGGTGACGCCTATCCTCGCGTATTATCCGAATTGATAGGCCGCGAAGTCATCAACGAAGGTCTCCCGGGAGAAACGAGTCAATCGGGCGCGCAACGCCTGCCGGCCTTACTCGACGAATATCGCCCGGACTTGTTGATCTTGATTCACGGCGGTAACGACATGCTACGGAAAATCCCCGCCCAGGAAACCATCGATCATCTCAACTCGATGATCGCAGAAGCGCAGCAACGCAATATCGGCGTGATTATGGTGGGCGTCCCTAAGCCCGCGTTATTTTTGTTGGATAGTGCGGAATTTTATCGCACCGTAGCCGAACAACATGCCATTCCGGCAGATCTGAATACGCTGCCTGAATTACTCGGTAGTACCGAATTCAAATCGGACCCGGTTCATCTGAATCCTGCCGGCTACAAAAAGCTCGCTGAAAAAATCCGAGATTTATTGATCAAAACAGGCGCGTTAGCGCCAGCCTAA
- the metK gene encoding methionine adenosyltransferase, whose translation MSNNFIFTSESVSEGHPDKVADQISDAVLDALLEQDPRSRVACETMVKTGMVILAGEITTDAWVDTEALVRKVVCDIGYDHGDIGFDGQSCAVLNAIGKQSSDIAMGVDESDNHEQGAGDQGLMFGYATNETDVLMPAPITYSHLLVKRQAEVRKNKTLPWLRPDAKSQITFRYENNKPVAIDAVVLSTQHSPEIGAKQIHEAVMDEIILHVLPKEWLHKDTKYFINPTGNFVIGGPVGDCGLTGRKIIVDTYGGMARHGGGAFSGKDPSKVDRSAAYMARYVAKNIVAAGLAERCEIQVSYAIGVAEPTSISVETFGTGKVGEERLVQIIREHFDLRPKGLIAALDLLKPIYQATAAYGHFGRTEASFSWEKTDKADALRDAAGL comes from the coding sequence GTGAGCAATAATTTTATTTTTACATCAGAATCGGTTTCGGAAGGTCATCCGGATAAAGTCGCGGATCAAATTTCCGATGCGGTGTTGGATGCACTCCTTGAGCAAGATCCGCGCTCGCGGGTGGCCTGCGAAACGATGGTTAAAACCGGTATGGTTATTTTAGCCGGCGAAATCACGACCGATGCATGGGTGGATACTGAAGCACTGGTCAGAAAAGTCGTCTGCGATATTGGCTACGATCATGGCGACATCGGTTTCGACGGACAAAGTTGCGCGGTCTTGAACGCAATCGGCAAACAGTCGTCCGATATCGCGATGGGCGTCGATGAGTCCGATAATCATGAACAAGGTGCGGGCGACCAAGGCTTGATGTTCGGATATGCGACCAATGAAACCGACGTGTTGATGCCGGCTCCGATCACTTATTCTCATTTGTTGGTCAAACGCCAAGCCGAAGTTCGTAAAAATAAAACCCTGCCATGGCTTAGACCGGATGCGAAAAGCCAAATTACTTTCCGCTATGAGAACAATAAGCCGGTCGCGATCGACGCAGTCGTATTGTCGACTCAACACTCTCCGGAAATCGGTGCCAAGCAGATTCATGAGGCTGTCATGGACGAGATTATTTTGCATGTTTTGCCCAAGGAGTGGTTGCACAAAGACACCAAATATTTCATCAATCCGACCGGTAATTTCGTGATCGGCGGCCCCGTCGGTGATTGCGGTTTGACCGGTCGTAAAATCATCGTCGATACCTACGGCGGGATGGCGAGACACGGCGGCGGCGCGTTTTCCGGCAAGGATCCTTCGAAAGTGGATAGATCCGCAGCTTACATGGCGCGCTATGTCGCAAAAAATATTGTTGCGGCAGGTCTTGCCGAGCGTTGCGAAATTCAAGTTTCCTATGCGATCGGTGTTGCCGAGCCGACTTCGATCAGCGTCGAGACTTTCGGGACCGGAAAAGTCGGCGAAGAAAGATTGGTACAGATAATTCGGGAACATTTCGACTTAAGACCGAAAGGTTTAATTGCAGCTTTGGACTTATTGAAGCCGATTTATCAGGCGACTGCAGCATACGGTCATTTCGGTAGAACCGAAGCGTCCTTCAGTTGGGAAAAAACCGATAAAGCCGATGCATTGAGAGATGCGGCCGGGCTTTAA
- the tatC gene encoding twin-arginine translocase subunit TatC translates to MSRENFDETQEQPFISHLIELRNRLLKVVLSVLVVFLGLASYANEIYSYLAGPLLAHLPENSTMIAIDVASPFFTPFKLALVLSVFISVPIILYQFWAFVAPGLYRNERRMILPLLIASTFLFYLGVVFAYFVVFPLIFGFLTAAAPTGVAVMTDIAKYLDFVLTLFFAFGLAFEVPIFTIVLVWTGLITPKALAEKRPYVIVGAFIIGMFLTPPDAISQTLLAIPMWLLFELGLLFSRLFVRKPAEALSGQLQSFNDSDKD, encoded by the coding sequence ATGAGCCGCGAAAATTTTGACGAAACGCAAGAGCAGCCGTTTATTTCCCATTTGATCGAATTGCGAAATCGTCTGTTAAAGGTGGTTTTGTCGGTTTTAGTCGTGTTTCTCGGTTTGGCTTCTTATGCTAATGAAATCTATAGTTATTTGGCGGGGCCGTTATTAGCGCACTTGCCGGAAAACAGCACGATGATCGCGATCGATGTTGCATCGCCGTTTTTTACACCCTTCAAGTTGGCCTTGGTGCTGTCGGTTTTTATTTCGGTACCGATCATTCTGTATCAATTTTGGGCTTTTGTCGCTCCAGGGCTCTATAGAAACGAGCGTCGCATGATTTTGCCGCTCTTGATTGCAAGTACGTTTCTGTTCTATCTGGGCGTAGTGTTTGCGTATTTCGTTGTGTTTCCTTTGATCTTCGGCTTCCTGACCGCAGCCGCGCCGACCGGCGTCGCGGTAATGACCGATATCGCAAAATATCTGGACTTTGTGCTGACCTTGTTTTTTGCCTTTGGCTTGGCATTCGAGGTGCCGATTTTTACGATCGTATTGGTCTGGACCGGCCTGATTACCCCGAAAGCCTTGGCTGAAAAACGCCCTTATGTGATTGTCGGCGCTTTTATCATCGGAATGTTTTTGACGCCCCCGGATGCAATATCTCAGACTTTGTTGGCTATTCCGATGTGGCTTTTGTTCGAACTCGGTTTGTTGTTTTCCCGATTATTTGTGCGTAAGCCCGCCGAGGCGTTATCGGGTCAATTGCAGAGTTTTAACGATAGCGACAAAGATTGA
- a CDS encoding GatB/YqeY domain-containing protein, producing the protein MELLKDRIKEDMKAAMKGGDKARLAVIRLIMAAIKQREVDERIELDNDQIIAVLDKMVKQRRESIRQYSGASRMDLVEVEEAEILVIQNYLPQALTEQEIDEMVAEAVEQSGAESVKDMGKVMGLLRNKMQGRADMAIVSAKIKAVLAG; encoded by the coding sequence ATGGAATTACTAAAAGACCGTATCAAGGAAGATATGAAAGCCGCTATGAAGGGCGGCGATAAAGCGAGACTTGCCGTGATACGTTTAATCATGGCGGCCATCAAACAGCGCGAGGTCGATGAGCGTATCGAACTCGATAATGATCAGATCATTGCTGTGCTCGATAAAATGGTCAAGCAGCGCAGGGAGTCGATTAGGCAGTACTCAGGGGCAAGCCGCATGGATTTGGTCGAGGTCGAAGAAGCCGAGATTTTGGTGATTCAGAACTATCTGCCGCAGGCACTAACCGAGCAGGAAATTGATGAAATGGTTGCCGAAGCGGTTGAGCAATCCGGTGCCGAATCGGTTAAGGATATGGGTAAAGTGATGGGGTTGCTGAGGAATAAAATGCAAGGCCGCGCCGATATGGCTATTGTTAGTGCAAAAATTAAAGCCGTTTTAGCAGGGTGA
- the plsY gene encoding glycerol-3-phosphate 1-O-acyltransferase PlsY yields MMLEGLFVLFAYLAGSVSSAIIVCRMMGLPDPREQGSGNPGATNVMRIGGKKAAGITLLGDMLKGLLPVYLAKILGMPVDALALIGLAAFLGHLYPVFFGFKGGKGVATSVGVLLGFSWVLGFAVIATWLLIYKISKISSLSALIASSLSSAYAWYIVESPGLVGSCVLMTVLLLWRHKSNIQRLLAGEES; encoded by the coding sequence ATAATGCTTGAAGGGTTGTTTGTGCTGTTCGCGTATTTGGCGGGTTCGGTTTCGAGTGCGATTATTGTTTGTCGAATGATGGGTTTACCTGATCCTCGTGAGCAGGGGTCCGGAAATCCCGGGGCGACGAATGTGATGAGAATCGGCGGAAAAAAAGCGGCCGGCATCACGTTGTTAGGCGATATGCTGAAGGGCTTATTGCCTGTGTATTTGGCAAAAATACTGGGCATGCCTGTCGATGCGTTGGCCTTGATCGGTTTGGCGGCATTTCTTGGGCATTTGTATCCGGTTTTTTTTGGATTCAAAGGCGGTAAAGGGGTCGCGACATCGGTTGGTGTATTGCTGGGTTTTTCATGGGTATTAGGCTTCGCGGTTATCGCAACTTGGCTGTTAATTTATAAAATTTCCAAGATTTCGTCTTTATCGGCTTTGATTGCATCGAGCTTATCGTCCGCTTATGCATGGTATATTGTCGAGAGTCCAGGTCTGGTCGGGTCTTGTGTGTTGATGACCGTATTATTATTGTGGCGTCATAAAAGTAACATACAGAGGCTACTGGCCGGCGAGGAGAGCTAA
- the tsaD gene encoding tRNA (adenosine(37)-N6)-threonylcarbamoyltransferase complex transferase subunit TsaD yields MYVLGLETSCDETGVAIYHAEKGLINHLLYSQIDMHSEYGGVVPELASRDHIRKLVPLIKQCMNEAGLTSRDIGGIAYTAGPGLMGALLVGAATANSLAWAWRKPAIAVHHMEGHLLAPMLENNPPSFPFLALLISGGHTMLVEVTGIGRYRLLGESLDDAAGEAFDKTAKMLGLGYPGGPKLSELAKRGTPRFKFPRPMTDRPGLDFSFSGLKTYTMNALHDTAQSDQDKADIAFAFQTAVAETLSIKCKRALQQTRLDKLVVAGGVSANSAIRQSLTEMADKEQALIYFPRPEFCTDNGAMIAYAGCQRLMADQHQGSVIFARARWPIEELPPV; encoded by the coding sequence ATGTACGTTTTAGGCTTAGAAACTTCCTGCGATGAAACCGGAGTCGCCATTTATCATGCCGAAAAAGGTCTCATCAACCACTTGCTCTACAGTCAAATCGACATGCACAGCGAATACGGCGGCGTCGTTCCCGAACTGGCCTCGCGCGACCATATTCGCAAACTCGTCCCGCTGATCAAACAATGCATGAACGAAGCCGGACTAACGAGCCGAGATATCGGCGGTATTGCCTATACAGCGGGGCCTGGACTAATGGGCGCCTTGCTAGTCGGCGCGGCTACGGCAAACAGCTTAGCCTGGGCTTGGCGTAAACCGGCGATCGCGGTTCACCACATGGAGGGACACTTACTCGCGCCAATGCTGGAAAACAATCCGCCGTCATTTCCATTTCTAGCCCTGTTGATTTCGGGAGGCCATACGATGCTGGTCGAAGTTACAGGTATTGGCCGATATCGCTTATTAGGAGAATCGCTCGACGACGCTGCCGGCGAAGCCTTCGATAAAACCGCCAAAATGCTCGGCCTGGGTTATCCCGGAGGCCCCAAACTATCCGAACTAGCCAAACGCGGTACCCCACGCTTTAAATTCCCAAGGCCTATGACCGACCGACCCGGGCTCGATTTCAGTTTCAGCGGCCTAAAAACTTACACAATGAATGCATTGCACGACACAGCGCAATCCGATCAAGACAAAGCCGACATCGCCTTCGCATTTCAGACCGCCGTTGCTGAAACATTGAGCATCAAATGCAAGCGCGCACTACAACAAACCCGATTGGATAAACTGGTCGTGGCCGGCGGCGTCAGCGCTAATTCGGCCATTCGTCAATCTTTGACGGAAATGGCCGACAAAGAACAAGCCCTAATTTATTTTCCACGACCTGAATTTTGCACAGATAACGGTGCAATGATTGCCTATGCCGGTTGCCAACGATTGATGGCCGACCAACACCAGGGAAGCGTTATATTTGCACGCGCGCGCTGGCCGATTGAAGAACTGCCGCCGGTTTAA
- the rpoD gene encoding RNA polymerase sigma factor RpoD, with translation MNQEQQQSQLKQLIAKGKVQGYLTYAEVNDHLPSDIADPEQIEDIIGMINDMGIQVYEDAPDEDSLITDGAAVTGDEDDDDEVAALASVDSEFGRTTDPVRMYMREMGSVELLNREDELKIAKRIEEGQQQVVRAISRSCKVVDEFISDFDSISDEEGGIRLTDLVSGFVDLSEPEAVFSSQAANDDSVDEGADEDEVKGLEYNDVKEKVEVLRTLHKSAAAAIKKHGYGDPKVNEKLDELAESFIEFKWAPQYFKRLTATVSEAVALIREKERLIADLCVNEAKMTRKEFIIAMTGHETDYEWLVQYLRSTGIDNQVIAENEQEVKKAQAVLADIASTYGLSVSDIKDINRRMSIGEAKVRRAKKEMIEANLRLVISIAKKYTNRGLQFLDLIQEGNIGLMKAVDKFEYRRGYKFSTYATWWIRQAITRSIADQARTIRIPVHMIETINKLNRISRQILQELGREATPEELAERMEMPEDKVRKVLKIAKEPISMETPIGDDEDSHLGDFIEDAKVLSPIESATIAGLRESTQSVLAGLTAREAKVLRMRFGINMNTDHTLEEVGKQFDVTRERIRQIEAKALRKLRHPSRSEQLRCFLDGE, from the coding sequence ATGAATCAAGAACAACAGCAGTCCCAACTTAAACAATTGATAGCCAAAGGTAAAGTGCAAGGTTACTTGACGTATGCCGAGGTTAATGATCATTTGCCCAGCGATATTGCCGATCCGGAACAGATAGAAGATATCATCGGTATGATCAACGACATGGGTATTCAAGTTTATGAGGATGCCCCCGATGAAGACTCGCTTATTACCGACGGCGCTGCGGTTACCGGTGATGAGGATGATGATGACGAAGTAGCGGCCTTAGCCTCGGTTGATAGCGAGTTCGGCAGAACTACCGATCCGGTTCGCATGTATATGAGGGAAATGGGATCGGTTGAATTACTGAACCGGGAAGACGAATTAAAAATCGCCAAACGCATAGAAGAAGGACAGCAACAGGTTGTCAGAGCGATTTCTCGATCCTGTAAAGTCGTTGATGAATTCATTAGTGACTTTGACTCCATATCGGACGAAGAAGGTGGTATTCGTTTGACGGACTTAGTATCCGGCTTCGTTGATCTTAGTGAACCGGAGGCGGTTTTCAGTAGTCAAGCGGCTAATGACGACTCGGTCGATGAGGGCGCCGACGAAGATGAGGTCAAAGGGCTTGAGTATAATGATGTCAAGGAAAAAGTCGAAGTGCTGCGTACGCTGCATAAATCGGCGGCGGCGGCCATCAAGAAACATGGTTACGGTGATCCTAAGGTCAATGAAAAGCTAGATGAGCTTGCGGAAAGCTTCATCGAGTTTAAATGGGCTCCCCAATATTTTAAAAGGTTGACGGCTACCGTTTCAGAGGCGGTCGCTCTTATCCGTGAAAAGGAAAGGTTAATAGCGGATCTGTGTGTCAATGAAGCCAAAATGACACGCAAAGAATTTATTATTGCAATGACCGGTCATGAGACCGATTACGAATGGTTGGTTCAATATCTGCGATCGACGGGAATTGATAATCAGGTCATCGCGGAAAATGAACAGGAAGTCAAGAAGGCGCAAGCGGTATTAGCCGATATTGCCAGTACTTATGGCTTGTCAGTTAGCGATATCAAGGATATCAACCGACGCATGTCGATCGGCGAAGCAAAAGTTCGGCGCGCTAAGAAGGAGATGATCGAAGCGAACTTACGCTTGGTCATTTCGATCGCAAAAAAATATACCAACCGCGGCTTGCAATTCCTGGATTTGATTCAGGAAGGTAATATCGGCTTAATGAAAGCGGTCGATAAATTCGAGTACCGACGCGGTTATAAATTTTCGACTTATGCGACCTGGTGGATCAGACAGGCGATCACGCGTTCGATTGCCGATCAGGCCAGAACGATTAGAATTCCGGTGCATATGATTGAAACGATCAATAAATTAAACCGGATTTCAAGGCAGATTCTGCAAGAATTGGGTCGCGAGGCGACCCCGGAAGAACTAGCCGAGCGCATGGAAATGCCTGAAGATAAAGTTCGTAAGGTGTTGAAAATTGCGAAAGAACCGATTTCTATGGAAACGCCGATTGGAGACGATGAAGATTCTCATTTGGGAGATTTCATAGAAGATGCTAAAGTATTGTCCCCCATTGAATCGGCGACGATTGCAGGCCTTAGAGAGTCGACCCAAAGTGTGTTGGCCGGTTTGACAGCTAGAGAAGCAAAAGTCTTGAGAATGCGATTTGGGATTAATATGAACACCGATCACACTTTGGAAGAGGTTGGTAAACAGTTTGATGTGACTCGCGAAAGGATACGGCAAATAGAAGCAAAAGCATTAAGAAAATTGAGGCATCCGTCGAGATCCGAACAATTGCGTTGCTTCTTGGATGGCGAATAA
- the dnaG gene encoding DNA primase — MSGRIPRDFINDLLLRVDIVDLIDSHVPLKKTGSNFVARCPFHTEKTPSFSVNRKKQFFYCFGCGASGNAISFLMDFSHLDFVEAVEDLAAFVGVSVPRESIVAPAGSSRSDVGPIYELMDQVAAFYAEQLASGDGKKAIDYLKRRGVSGAIAKAYQLGYAPEGWNTLASRFNFEALTKAGLLVSKEGGGGYDRFRGRVMFPIRDKRGRVVGFGARVLDDSLPKYLNSPETPIFSKGNEVYGLYELLQSHSRPERILVVEGYMDVVALAQFGIGYAVATLGTSTSKAHMELLFRFSSELVFCFDGDKAGKEAAWRAMEATFPCLKDGRQVKIMLLPEGQDPDSLIRAEGVAAFERGIALAATLSEYFFGRVQDELSLESMEGRAQLISRSKKYLEQLPVGVFREMMYQRLQDLSGFNKLDVLENTATLSRVPKVAVHRDKKRLSPARVAISLLLQNPDLIEVVEQKELDWESLNFPGKELFKEVVDLISSEYPKNLSMLLELFRGRNSEKVVKQLVFLDVMVPEDGVRAEFSDALERLNAQARESRIEQLLEKESAEGLSREEREILGRLLVSR; from the coding sequence ATGTCCGGTAGAATTCCTCGAGACTTTATTAATGATCTCCTACTGCGAGTTGACATCGTTGATTTAATCGACTCGCACGTTCCTTTAAAAAAAACGGGTAGCAACTTTGTAGCGCGCTGTCCGTTTCACACAGAAAAAACGCCTAGTTTTTCGGTTAATCGTAAAAAACAGTTCTTTTATTGTTTTGGTTGCGGAGCCAGCGGCAATGCCATCAGTTTCTTAATGGATTTTAGCCATTTGGATTTTGTCGAGGCGGTCGAAGATCTGGCTGCATTTGTCGGTGTTTCGGTGCCGCGCGAGTCAATTGTAGCGCCGGCAGGAAGCTCCCGGAGCGATGTCGGGCCGATCTACGAATTGATGGATCAAGTAGCCGCATTTTATGCTGAACAATTAGCGAGCGGAGACGGCAAGAAAGCGATCGATTATTTAAAGCGTCGTGGTGTTAGCGGTGCAATCGCTAAGGCGTATCAATTGGGTTATGCGCCTGAAGGTTGGAATACGTTGGCTTCCCGTTTCAATTTTGAGGCGCTTACTAAAGCCGGGTTGCTTGTTAGCAAGGAGGGCGGGGGTGGATATGATCGCTTCCGCGGGAGAGTCATGTTTCCTATCCGCGATAAGCGTGGGCGCGTCGTGGGTTTCGGCGCGAGGGTATTGGATGATTCTTTGCCGAAATACTTGAATTCACCGGAAACGCCCATATTTTCTAAAGGTAATGAAGTTTACGGGCTTTATGAATTACTGCAAAGCCATTCAAGGCCGGAACGGATTCTGGTGGTCGAGGGCTATATGGATGTGGTGGCTTTGGCTCAGTTCGGTATCGGCTATGCCGTTGCGACCCTAGGTACGTCGACGTCCAAGGCGCATATGGAATTATTGTTCCGGTTCAGTTCGGAATTAGTGTTTTGTTTCGATGGCGACAAAGCCGGAAAAGAGGCGGCTTGGCGTGCGATGGAGGCGACTTTTCCTTGTTTGAAAGATGGTAGGCAGGTAAAAATCATGCTGCTGCCGGAAGGCCAGGATCCCGATTCGTTGATTAGGGCGGAAGGTGTTGCTGCATTCGAGCGTGGTATTGCTTTGGCTGCAACGCTATCCGAATATTTTTTCGGCCGAGTTCAAGACGAATTGTCGCTGGAGTCAATGGAGGGGCGTGCACAGTTGATTAGTCGTTCGAAAAAGTATTTAGAGCAATTGCCGGTCGGCGTATTCAGGGAGATGATGTATCAAAGACTTCAGGATTTATCGGGTTTCAATAAACTGGACGTTTTAGAAAATACGGCTACACTCTCAAGGGTACCCAAGGTTGCTGTCCATAGGGATAAAAAGCGTTTATCTCCTGCAAGGGTGGCTATCTCATTGCTGTTGCAAAATCCCGATTTGATCGAGGTTGTCGAGCAAAAAGAGCTTGATTGGGAGAGTTTGAACTTTCCCGGCAAAGAATTGTTTAAGGAAGTTGTCGATCTGATTTCGAGCGAATATCCGAAAAATCTTTCCATGCTTTTAGAATTGTTTCGTGGACGAAATAGTGAGAAAGTCGTGAAGCAACTGGTCTTTTTGGATGTAATGGTTCCCGAGGATGGGGTTCGTGCCGAATTTTCAGACGCTTTGGAGCGATTGAATGCGCAAGCGAGAGAAAGTCGTATTGAGCAGTTATTAGAAAAAGAGTCGGCGGAAGGCTTAAGTCGAGAGGAGCGAGAAATATTAGGGAGATTACTGGTAAGCCGATAA